A genomic stretch from Canis lupus familiaris isolate Mischka breed German Shepherd chromosome 15, alternate assembly UU_Cfam_GSD_1.0, whole genome shotgun sequence includes:
- the SNRPF gene encoding small nuclear ribonucleoprotein F: MAKLRENPLNFGEPPHHSICGNVSKKLKIQGSVLPGVKGQGTPISQAGETSSPLYRVRSIPQSTREAAEQAGNRSRPRSLPGPSAAGGAPEVSHRAVRRAERSTARASAGCQETLPSQLLQSGRVSLHPITEAERPVVRGERSRCCLAAISLEASRFAPGRSFSRHEGRTTAGSAASGLQRWLVVAMSLPLNPKPFLNGLTGKPVMVKLKWGMEYKGYLVSVDGYMNMQLANTEEYIDGALSGHLGEVLIRCNNVLYIRGVEEEEEDGEMRE, translated from the exons ATGGCCAAACTAAGGGAAAACCCACTgaactttggg GAGCCCCCACATCACAGCATCTGTGGGAACGTGAGCAAGAAACTCAAGATCCAAGGATCCGTCCTCCCAGGTGTAAAGGGACAAGGAACCCCCATCAGCCAAGCTGGCGAGACCTCAAGTCCGCTCTACAGGGTACGCAGCATCCCTCAGTCGACCCGCGAGGCAGCTGAACAGGCGGGAAACCGGAGCCGCCCCCGCAGCCTCCCGGGACCCTCTGCCGCGGGTGGCGCTCCTGAAGTTTCCCACAGGGCTGTGCGCCGCGCGGAACGCTCGACCGCGCGCGCTTCCGCTGGTTGCCAGGAGACCCTGCCCAGCCAGCTCCTCCAATCAGGACGCGTCTCTCTGCACCCAATCACAGAAGCCGAGAGGCCTGTAGTTAGAGGGGAAAGGTCACGCTGCTGTTTGGCGGCCATTTCTCTGGAAGCTTCGCGGTTCGCGCCGGGCCGGAGTTTCTCCCGTCACGAGGGACGGACTACAGCTGGGTCGGCGGCGAGCGGCCTGCAGCGTTGGCTTGTGGTCGCAATG AGTTTGCCTCTCAATCCGAAACCTTTTCTGAATGGATTAACAGGAAAGCCAGTAATGGTGAAACTGAAGTGGGGAATGGAGTACAAAGGCTACCTCGTATCTGTAGATGGCTATATGAACATGCAG cttgcaAACACAGAAGAATACATAGATGGAGCGTTGTCTGGACATTTGGGTGAAGTTTTAATAAG GTGTAATAATGTCCTTTATATCAGGGGtgttgaagaagaggaagaagatggagaaatgaGAGAATAG